From Candidatus Binatia bacterium, one genomic window encodes:
- a CDS encoding DUF4380 domain-containing protein: MRTVMWLGRVVILAAVAAPAGPRSGWPAEGGPPMESVQIVAEDYRGWPNTYRLSNGVVEVRVVTDIGPRIIDVRRAGGPNLLYVRQSEVGKSGEPDWVFRGGWRLWVAPERRETTYDPDNAPCFVAVLEDGVRVTGPTQPTAGIRKQVEVRLNPGEPRVSVRSSIKNVSDTSRTYAAWSLPVLRPGGRAFVPLDKGPLDSFDAVRRLILWSYTDPTDPRYLIGDRLIRIDHAKVTTAPPSSTGRRRDESKIGVDSTQGWAAYLLDGTLFLERFPYAPGAQYPDGGATIEVYSSAEFLELEHLGPLTTIEPGGELVFPEDWWLFPDVAIPTDEAGAIEALDRYVRQGAGPV; this comes from the coding sequence ATGCGTACCGTTATGTGGCTGGGACGCGTGGTCATCCTCGCCGCGGTTGCGGCGCCTGCCGGACCGCGCTCGGGCTGGCCCGCCGAGGGAGGACCTCCCATGGAGTCAGTGCAGATCGTCGCCGAGGACTATCGCGGCTGGCCGAACACCTACCGGCTGAGCAACGGCGTCGTCGAGGTGCGCGTCGTTACCGATATCGGTCCGCGCATCATCGACGTGCGCCGCGCCGGCGGACCGAACCTGCTCTACGTTCGCCAGAGCGAGGTGGGAAAAAGCGGCGAGCCCGACTGGGTCTTTCGCGGCGGTTGGCGCCTGTGGGTCGCGCCCGAACGTCGCGAGACGACCTACGATCCCGACAACGCGCCCTGCTTCGTTGCCGTCCTCGAAGACGGCGTCAGAGTGACCGGTCCAACTCAGCCGACCGCCGGTATCCGCAAGCAGGTCGAAGTGCGCCTCAACCCCGGCGAGCCGCGCGTGTCGGTGCGTTCCTCCATCAAGAACGTCTCCGACACCAGCCGCACCTACGCCGCCTGGAGCTTGCCTGTGCTGCGTCCCGGCGGCCGCGCCTTCGTCCCGCTCGACAAGGGACCACTCGACTCGTTCGATGCGGTGCGGCGGCTGATCCTGTGGAGCTACACCGATCCCACTGACCCGCGTTACCTGATCGGGGACAGGCTCATCCGGATCGATCACGCGAAGGTGACCACAGCCCCGCCGTCCTCTACCGGCCGCCGCCGCGACGAGAGCAAGATCGGCGTCGACTCGACTCAGGGCTGGGCGGCCTACCTGCTCGATGGCACCTTGTTCCTCGAACGCTTCCCCTATGCGCCGGGCGCCCAGTACCCGGACGGTGGCGCCACCATCGAGGTGTACTCGAGCGCCGAGTTCCTGGAATTGGAACATCTCGGGCCGCTGACAACCATCGAACCCGGCGGAGAGCTGGTCTTTCCGGAGGACTGGTGGTTGTTTCCAGACGTCGCCATTCCCACCGATGAAGCCGGCGCGATCGAGGCGTTGGATCGCTACGTCCGTCAGGGGGCTGGGCCTGTCTGA